The proteins below are encoded in one region of Maribacter aestuarii:
- a CDS encoding DUF6428 family protein produces the protein MKTHEFLSLLKENPNKNLLFEYKPGALVGANYHITEVKNITIDAVDCGASTDFWKETIIQLWESPEEIGKRDYMSADKALAILNRVDKIKPMEKDVEVKFEYSNTSFHTAQLFVNAHQVAGENLVFHLGVEQTDCKAKETCGEPVAASAQETSNCAPGSGCC, from the coding sequence ATGAAAACACACGAATTTCTATCCTTACTAAAGGAAAATCCCAATAAGAATCTACTCTTTGAATATAAGCCAGGAGCTTTGGTAGGAGCTAATTATCACATTACAGAGGTAAAAAATATTACCATTGACGCGGTGGATTGTGGTGCCAGTACAGATTTCTGGAAAGAGACCATCATACAACTTTGGGAAAGTCCAGAAGAAATTGGCAAACGAGATTATATGTCGGCGGACAAAGCACTAGCTATTTTAAACAGGGTAGATAAAATAAAGCCTATGGAAAAGGACGTAGAAGTGAAATTTGAATACTCCAACACCAGTTTCCATACCGCACAGTTATTTGTAAATGCCCATCAAGTAGCGGGAGAAAATTTAGTCTTTCATCTAGGTGTAGAACAGACCGACTGTAAAGCAAAGGAAACTTGTGGCGAACCTGTAGCGGCCTCAGCTCAAGAAACTTCCAATTGTGCGCCTGGAAGTGGTTGCTGTTAA
- a CDS encoding ArsR/SmtB family transcription factor, whose protein sequence is MGITKTQIFNAKQNELATIFKVLSNPARIAILQYISKQDACICNDIVDEIGLAQPTISQHLKELKSIDLINGEIEGKKVCYCINLKKWSAIQDLFNSFFNTTKTNCC, encoded by the coding sequence ATGGGGATTACTAAAACACAAATATTTAACGCAAAGCAGAACGAACTGGCCACGATTTTCAAGGTACTTTCCAACCCGGCCCGTATTGCGATCTTACAATACATTAGCAAGCAGGATGCCTGCATCTGTAATGACATTGTGGACGAAATAGGTTTGGCGCAACCTACGATTTCACAACACTTAAAGGAGCTTAAAAGCATTGATTTGATAAATGGAGAGATAGAAGGCAAAAAAGTATGCTATTGCATCAACCTAAAAAAATGGTCCGCCATTCAGGACCTGTTTAATTCTTTTTTCAATACTACAAAAACCAATTGTTGTTAA
- a CDS encoding YtxH domain-containing protein produces MSEENKDLGDEANEAMKNAKKKAENLGDKAKDSFDKGKEETKDLGDKAEEAFDDAKEKTKEFTEDTKKKAKEFTEDTKKKANEFGDKAEEAAKDFKEDVKQTFDPKSPDSGKTVAILAHITIIGWIVAIIMNSQNKTEFGSYYIRQTLGIWIIAIILNFIPVVGCFASLICLVLIIISLVNAANDKMVPTVGVGHLFQDWFKSL; encoded by the coding sequence ATGTCAGAAGAAAATAAAGATTTAGGAGATGAGGCCAACGAGGCTATGAAAAATGCGAAAAAGAAAGCGGAGAACTTAGGCGACAAGGCCAAAGACTCCTTTGATAAAGGAAAAGAAGAAACTAAGGACCTTGGGGATAAGGCAGAAGAGGCCTTTGACGACGCTAAGGAAAAGACCAAAGAATTTACGGAGGATACGAAGAAAAAAGCAAAGGAGTTTACGGAAGACACCAAGAAAAAAGCTAATGAATTTGGAGATAAAGCCGAGGAAGCTGCCAAAGACTTTAAGGAAGATGTCAAACAAACTTTCGATCCTAAAAGCCCGGATAGCGGAAAAACTGTCGCTATATTGGCACATATTACAATTATCGGCTGGATTGTAGCCATAATTATGAACAGTCAAAACAAGACGGAATTCGGGAGCTATTATATACGTCAGACCCTCGGTATATGGATAATCGCAATTATTCTCAACTTTATTCCGGTAGTGGGTTGTTTCGCTTCACTAATTTGTTTGGTGTTGATAATTATTAGCTTGGTAAATGCAGCTAATGATAAGATGGTACCTACAGTAGGAGTAGGCCACCTGTTCCAGGACTGGTTTAAAAGCTTATAG
- a CDS encoding VOC family protein, which yields MKNRVTGLGGFFFKTKEPDKIKDWYKNHLGLNTDEYGCTFWWKDKEGNDCSTQWSPMKNDTSYFEPSKSSFMMNFRVENLVELLEVLKDEGVTIVGEIEEYDYGKFGWILDPDGNKLELWEPVDKAFL from the coding sequence ATGAAAAACAGAGTAACCGGATTGGGTGGATTCTTTTTTAAGACCAAAGAACCCGACAAAATAAAAGATTGGTACAAAAACCATTTAGGGCTTAATACCGACGAATACGGTTGTACTTTTTGGTGGAAAGATAAGGAAGGGAACGATTGTTCCACACAATGGAGTCCTATGAAAAATGACACTTCATACTTTGAACCTAGCAAATCGTCATTTATGATGAACTTTAGAGTAGAGAACTTGGTAGAACTCCTAGAAGTTTTAAAGGATGAAGGAGTGACCATCGTCGGTGAAATTGAAGAATACGACTACGGCAAGTTTGGGTGGATATTGGATCCGGACGGGAACAAATTAGAACTCTGGGAACCTGTTGATAAAGCATTTTTATAG
- a CDS encoding DUF1801 domain-containing protein encodes MNYKADSPEDYLKQLPEERQKVVSKLRETILRNLPKSFEEQMSYGMLGYVVPHSIYPDGYHCDPKLPLPFINLASQKNFVALYHSGIYADKKLQDWFVNEYPKHCERKLDMGKSCVRFKYMDDIPYDMIATLCTKMTVEEWVTLYEKTVKR; translated from the coding sequence ATGAACTATAAAGCGGATTCACCCGAAGACTATTTGAAACAATTACCAGAGGAGCGACAAAAAGTGGTCTCCAAATTAAGGGAAACCATTCTCCGCAACCTACCCAAAAGTTTTGAAGAACAGATGAGCTACGGTATGTTAGGCTACGTTGTACCGCATAGTATTTATCCAGATGGGTACCACTGCGACCCTAAATTGCCCCTGCCTTTTATTAATCTTGCGTCACAAAAGAATTTTGTGGCCTTGTACCACTCAGGAATATATGCAGATAAAAAGTTGCAAGATTGGTTCGTCAACGAGTATCCAAAACATTGCGAACGAAAATTGGATATGGGAAAAAGTTGCGTTCGTTTTAAATACATGGATGATATTCCGTATGATATGATTGCAACACTTTGCACTAAAATGACCGTTGAAGAATGGGTAACACTTTATGAGAAGACTGTAAAGCGATAG
- a CDS encoding VOC family protein: MQLGTFSVSLSVKDIKVSKAFYEKLGYVVFHGDIDQNWLIMKNETSTIGLFQGMFEKNILTFNPGWDENAHPLKSFTDVKELQKQLKSKGIEIVTEADESTMGPANFVITDPDGNPILIDQHV, translated from the coding sequence ATGCAATTAGGAACATTTTCAGTAAGTTTAAGCGTCAAGGATATCAAAGTATCCAAAGCATTTTATGAAAAGTTGGGCTATGTCGTCTTTCATGGGGATATAGATCAAAATTGGCTTATAATGAAGAATGAAACATCTACCATTGGATTGTTTCAGGGTATGTTCGAAAAGAACATACTCACCTTTAACCCAGGTTGGGATGAAAATGCCCACCCCTTAAAATCCTTTACCGATGTCAAGGAACTACAAAAGCAGCTCAAAAGTAAGGGGATAGAAATAGTGACGGAAGCAGATGAAAGCACAATGGGACCTGCAAATTTTGTGATTACGGATCCAGACGGAAATCCTATTTTAATAGACCAACACGTATAA
- a CDS encoding DUF4199 domain-containing protein — MKKIIIRNGTYAFLCAFLLFIVVLYAGLGLDFGLQEVLGYLTIITSLAFIFPAIESYRENVNNGVVSFKNALLIGLAISALAGIGFAIADTLYVVFINPDFAQQYFEYSLEKMENELPLEEFEIKKAELEGQIAQYNNPAFNAIVMFLTVFLMGTLISIISAFILQRKKLIHRQ; from the coding sequence ATGAAAAAAATAATCATACGAAATGGCACATACGCTTTTTTATGCGCCTTCCTATTATTCATAGTTGTTCTTTATGCAGGACTAGGTTTAGATTTTGGGCTACAAGAGGTATTGGGCTACCTTACCATAATAACATCACTGGCCTTCATATTTCCTGCCATAGAAAGCTATAGGGAAAATGTAAACAACGGGGTAGTCTCCTTTAAAAATGCCTTACTTATAGGACTTGCCATTTCGGCGTTAGCCGGAATCGGGTTTGCAATTGCGGATACCTTATATGTTGTGTTCATAAATCCAGATTTCGCACAGCAATATTTTGAATATTCCCTGGAAAAAATGGAAAACGAACTTCCATTGGAAGAATTTGAAATTAAAAAAGCCGAGCTGGAGGGTCAGATAGCACAATACAATAATCCTGCTTTTAACGCCATAGTTATGTTCCTGACCGTTTTTTTAATGGGGACCTTAATTTCCATAATATCAGCATTCATTTTACAACGAAAGAAATTAATCCATCGCCAATAG
- a CDS encoding response regulator transcription factor — protein MKRTVYIFSALIIVLLLLFQISKYAIYTNDLTLEFTIAFVAIVFFFIGVLLNKKSSTKTQISQEDVDLKKLKTLSLSDREYEVLKEIASGLSNKEIAEKLFLTESTIKTHVSNLFVKLNAKRRTQAIRMAKEMRII, from the coding sequence GTGAAAAGAACGGTCTACATATTCAGTGCGCTTATTATAGTGCTGCTATTACTTTTTCAAATTAGCAAATATGCCATTTACACCAATGACCTAACCCTAGAGTTTACCATCGCTTTCGTTGCTATCGTTTTTTTCTTCATTGGCGTTTTACTCAACAAAAAAAGTTCCACTAAAACACAGATATCCCAAGAGGACGTCGATTTGAAAAAATTAAAGACGCTCTCCCTAAGTGATAGGGAGTATGAGGTCTTAAAAGAAATTGCTTCCGGTTTATCCAATAAGGAAATTGCCGAAAAACTATTTCTTACGGAGAGTACCATCAAGACCCATGTATCTAATTTATTCGTAAAGCTAAATGCCAAAAGAAGGACGCAAGCCATACGAATGGCGAAAGAGATGAGAATAATTTAA
- a CDS encoding 2-hydroxyacid dehydrogenase, whose amino-acid sequence MKVLHVDINHPLIIEQFNELGFENDEDYTGTKAEIETKIPEYDGLIIRSRFSIDAEFLDKATNLKFIGRLGAGLENIDVRYAKAKDIFLAAAPEGNRNAVGEHTLGMLLSLFNKLNSADEEVRNGKWDREGNRGVELEGKVVGIVGYGNMGKAFAKKLKGFDVDEVICYDIEGGVEDENARQVGIMELHQRTDVLSLHVPQTERTIGMVNTEFINKFHNPFWILNTARGKCIKTTDLVAALKDEKVLGAGLDVLEYEKSSFEDMFTDKKLPEAFQYLIDAKNVLLTPHVAGWTVESKIKLAQTVVDKIKAKFC is encoded by the coding sequence ATGAAAGTATTACATGTAGACATCAACCACCCGCTTATTATAGAGCAATTCAATGAACTTGGTTTTGAGAATGATGAAGATTATACAGGCACAAAAGCCGAAATCGAGACAAAAATTCCTGAATACGACGGACTCATTATCCGTAGTCGGTTCTCCATAGATGCCGAATTCTTGGATAAGGCAACCAATTTAAAATTTATTGGGAGACTGGGCGCAGGGTTGGAAAATATAGACGTCCGGTATGCGAAGGCCAAGGATATATTTTTGGCCGCCGCTCCGGAAGGAAACCGCAATGCCGTTGGCGAACATACCTTAGGTATGCTTCTATCTTTATTCAACAAGCTGAACAGTGCCGATGAAGAAGTGCGGAATGGTAAATGGGACCGAGAGGGAAATCGCGGAGTGGAACTGGAAGGAAAAGTGGTAGGTATCGTCGGCTATGGAAATATGGGAAAGGCCTTTGCCAAAAAACTTAAAGGCTTCGATGTGGACGAAGTGATCTGCTACGATATCGAAGGTGGCGTTGAGGATGAAAACGCACGTCAAGTGGGTATTATGGAGCTTCACCAACGAACCGATGTTTTAAGCCTGCACGTACCGCAAACAGAACGGACAATAGGTATGGTAAATACCGAATTCATAAACAAATTCCACAACCCCTTTTGGATTTTGAACACCGCCCGGGGAAAATGTATCAAGACAACGGATTTGGTCGCTGCATTAAAAGATGAGAAGGTTTTAGGTGCTGGATTAGATGTGCTGGAATATGAAAAAAGCTCCTTTGAGGATATGTTCACCGATAAAAAACTTCCTGAAGCTTTCCAATATCTTATTGATGCAAAAAATGTTCTGCTAACTCCCCATGTGGCCGGCTGGACGGTTGAAAGCAAAATAAAACTGGCGCAAACCGTGGTAGATAAAATAAAAGCTAAGTTTTGCTAA